Within the Dolichospermum compactum NIES-806 genome, the region AAGGCGATGAGTCAGCCAACCTATGGTGTTACTTTTACCGCTTCCGGCTGAATGTTCAATTAAATAATTTTGTCCTACACCTTCACCCCTAGCCGCATCTACGAGTAAGCGCACAGCCTGAAGTTGATGATAGCGGGGAAATATCATGGTTTCTTTTTTGAATTTGCGCCCATCATCGTCTCGTTTTTCTTCTGTTTGTAAATGCAGAAACCGAGCTAGGAGATCAAGTAAACTATCCCGTCGTAAGACATCTTCCCACAGGTAAGCTGTGCGGTAATTACGTCCTGCTGTGTCTGGTGGATTACCTGCCCCGCCATCGTATCCTTGATTAAAGGGCAAAAAGTGGGTAGCTTCTGCCGCTAGGCGTGTTGTCATCCAAACTTCTTCGGTATCAACTGCGAAATGTACTAAGGTGCGGCGTTTAAACTCAAAGATGGTTTCTCTAGGGTCACGGTCTTGACGGTATTGCTGTTTGGCGTTTTCTACTGTTTGCCCTGTCAGTGGATTCTTTAACTCTAGGGTGATAACTGGAATACCATTAAGACTCAGGGTAATGTCAAGGGAACGTTTTTTTTCCCGTTCACTGTATTCTAGTTGTCGGGTGATACCCACACAATTGGCAGCATAACGGGTTTCTAAGTCTGAGTTGAGTTTGTGAGCAGCTTTGAAGTAAGCTATCCGCAGGGTGCGACCGTAGCATTTAAACCCATGACGTAGGGTATGTAGTAAGCCGTAGTTGTCCAGCCATTTACACAGGTCTGTTAGCACTTGTTCACCTGTTTTTTCTTTGTGCAGTGCTTCTAGTTTTTTCCACTCTTTGGGTTGAGTTTGTTGGATAAATGCGATCGCTATATTCGGAAATAGGGCGCGAGTGCGATCGAATTTATCTGTAATTTTCACATAGCCATGACTGAGAAGGTGATTTTCAATCACGCTTTCAAATGCAGTTTCACCATAGCGCGAAATTACAGTCACAATTTTCCTCCCACACGGCTGATAGCTAAACCTAAAGTATCAAAACAATCTAAAGCAGTACCTTTAAAGCCACAGATTAAGCGACAACGCATATCTGAATCTTTTTCAAAGACTTTTATCCATATAGAAAACGACCCCCGACTTATAGCAAGTTCGACTATCAATTCGCGTATATTTTGCGTATCTTCACTTTGTAATCTTTTTAGTTGATTTTGTGCAAGATTCCAAATTTCGTTTCGTTTTTGCCAACGCTTATCTTTTGAAGTTGGGCGTTTTCTTATATTTGGATGTCCAGGGTCTCGATCTAGACCAAATGCCTCTATTGTTCTTTGAGCTATTACTTGATTTATAGAATTTAGAGCAGGATGAGTTACAACTAAACCACCTGCAAGATAATCAAATGCTAGAGAGGTATTATCGGAATCAGGCAAAAAATACTCAACAGGGTTAATGTCTTGAACTCCTTTGCAAGAATTGCAGTTGACACTTATTTGTAAATTGCATTTAAGTTGGTCAAATTTTCCAACTTTATTTTTGTTATGGCGTTCAGCCGTTAACGTAATAATAAGGGTTTGGAGGTTATAAATTTTCCAACTTTTTTATTCCTCCACAGTAAGCTAAGTTTTTTAGTCTTAGCCAAACCAACATAGCACAAGCTATATGATTTCTTTGAAGACGACCTTTGCGACACTGACATGATTCAATGCCAGTTAATTGTTTTATCTCCCTGTGAAACTCTTCTATTTTCCAACGGATTTTACACACCTGTTGTGTAACATCCATGGAACTCATTTTTTAAATAATAATTAATTTTATCGTGACTAATATTGTCTAAATGTTCTGCTAGATTAGTCATTGTGTAGTTGATTTGACTGCTAAGTAAATACTGGCAGTAATTAAGTTTAGTAAATTTCATCGTTAATTAATTTCTTAATGCACCCTATCATCATTCTCTCATAAAATTAATACCCGTCATTTATTTAATCTATTACTATTAACAATTCTCAATCAGTCTGATTCAATAACATCTTCATTATTGCAGTACACATATACTAATAATTAGCGATCGCTGTGCCAGTTGCGTAAGTCCTGATTCTATTTTAATATTGTCTGAATCAGGATGTCTGGTTACTGAGCGACTTGTACTGAGCTTGTCGAAGTAAGTCGAAGTACAGAATTTAAGGATTTACAGGATGTTTAATTTAGCTTAATTCTACAAATCATTAAAACCAACATTCTCAGGTGGATGTAAATTCGCAGCAAATAACAAACGACGTAGATTAACAACACCATAGCGATTTAAACGCAAAGATTCAACCGTTACTCGTCCACAAGGTGTTTTACCAATAACCTGAGTAAAATCATCACTCCAATCAAAATGCTCGCTCCAAACTTGCTGTCTGGGATTATACAATGCTATTTTTTCCCCTGTTTCTGGATCAATTCCCTCTGTTTTAGTATGTTTATGACCATTGCAGCCAAAGCAACTCCAAGCAAGATTTTCTAAAACTGTCTCACCACCCGCTTTTCGAGGTTTTATATGTTCAACAGTAAAACTCTCTGTAGCAAATTTTTCGGAACAACGACAATACTCGCAATAACCACGACTACGAGCAGCAACAATACGCCTAATTGATTCTGAAACTCGCTCTGACATCAGGTTACATTAATATCTGTAGATAAAAACTCATCAATCAGAACTTTTAAATCAACTTGACGCAATTG harbors:
- a CDS encoding HNH endonuclease, with protein sequence MSERVSESIRRIVAARSRGYCEYCRCSEKFATESFTVEHIKPRKAGGETVLENLAWSCFGCNGHKHTKTEGIDPETGEKIALYNPRQQVWSEHFDWSDDFTQVIGKTPCGRVTVESLRLNRYGVVNLRRLLFAANLHPPENVGFNDL